The proteins below come from a single Gammaproteobacteria bacterium genomic window:
- a CDS encoding AAA family ATPase — translation MSSLLHRATSGTDGADALLSGVSADFLDQLNRLTATASDLNPLNVQLAKRLENSILGGEVRVAVSDSRYPHVRFRPSGWRQDMPLMRTSSMVSELASVVVFLRHIVRPGDLLIIDEPEAHLHPGMQAVLAREVIRWVLSGFRVVVTTHSEWFLEQVANRVKLSSTPQERRTGIADPDVAIPPAHVGVWLFRSKGEGDGSFVDGLELDPETGLYPADHDAVSEALYNESARIFRCSPDDRGE, via the coding sequence GTGAGTTCGCTGCTCCACAGGGCCACTTCGGGGACCGACGGGGCAGATGCCCTTCTTTCCGGCGTGTCGGCTGATTTCCTGGACCAACTCAATCGCTTGACCGCGACTGCGAGCGACCTGAATCCGCTAAACGTCCAGCTCGCGAAGCGGTTGGAGAACAGCATTCTGGGGGGTGAGGTTCGGGTGGCAGTCTCGGATTCCCGATACCCGCATGTAAGGTTTCGTCCGTCGGGCTGGCGGCAGGACATGCCGTTAATGCGAACATCGTCGATGGTATCGGAGTTGGCTTCTGTCGTGGTCTTTTTACGCCACATAGTGCGTCCAGGTGATCTGCTGATCATCGATGAGCCGGAGGCGCACCTGCATCCCGGGATGCAGGCCGTGCTGGCCCGGGAGGTCATCCGGTGGGTGCTTTCCGGATTCAGAGTTGTCGTGACGACGCATAGTGAGTGGTTCCTTGAGCAGGTGGCCAATCGCGTCAAGCTATCCAGCACGCCACAAGAAAGGCGAACTGGGATCGCGGACCCGGATGTGGCGATACCACCCGCCCACGTTGGCGTGTGGTTGTTCCGATCAAAAGGGGAGGGAGATGGCTCCTTCGTGGATGGATTGGAACTAGACCCGGAGACTGGCCTCTATCCAGCGGACCATGACGCCGTGAGCGAGGCGCTTTACAACGAGAGTGCGCGGATCTTCCGGTGCTCTCCGGATGACCGGGGAGAATGA